The proteins below are encoded in one region of Bifidobacterium catenulatum DSM 16992 = JCM 1194 = LMG 11043:
- the argH gene encoding argininosuccinate lyase, protein MTESTTNGEHLALWGGRFKSGPSPELARLSKSTQFDWRLADDDIAGSRAHARALGRAGLLTADELQRMEDALDELQRRVDSGAFAPIEDDEDEATALERGLLQIAGDELGGKLRAGRSRNDQIAALIRMWLRRHSRVIAKMLLGLAATLTEQAEKAGRTVMPGRTHMQHAQPVLLAHQLMAHVWPLLRDVERLADWDKRIDASPYGSGALAGNTLGLEPVAVARELGFSKVTANSIDGTASRDLVAEFAFIAAMVGVDISRLSEEIIIWNTQEFAFVRLDDAYSTGSSIMPQKKNPDIAELARGKSGRLIGDLAGLLTTLKGLPTAYARDLQEDKEAVFDQVDTLEVLLPAFTGMVGTMVFNKERLEAEAPTGFALATDIAEWLVKNGVPFRHAHELSGACVKIAEDRGQELWDLTDDDFVEVFKEFLPADKAPEVREVLSTEGSVSARNGKGGTSPLRVREQIVSAKTAIEQLRAFANSVSDGPAYKTPESLLK, encoded by the coding sequence ATGACCGAGAGCACAACCAATGGTGAACACCTCGCCCTGTGGGGCGGCCGTTTCAAGTCCGGCCCGTCTCCGGAACTCGCGCGACTGAGCAAGTCCACCCAATTCGATTGGCGTCTTGCCGACGACGATATCGCAGGCTCACGCGCCCACGCCCGTGCGCTCGGACGCGCGGGACTGTTGACCGCTGACGAGCTGCAGCGTATGGAAGATGCTCTCGACGAGCTGCAGCGTCGTGTGGATTCCGGTGCATTTGCTCCAATCGAAGACGATGAGGACGAAGCCACCGCATTGGAACGTGGACTGCTGCAGATTGCCGGAGACGAACTTGGAGGCAAGCTCCGCGCCGGCCGTTCTCGCAACGACCAGATCGCCGCACTGATCCGCATGTGGCTCCGTCGCCACAGCCGCGTCATCGCCAAAATGCTGCTCGGCCTCGCCGCGACACTGACCGAACAGGCCGAAAAGGCTGGACGCACTGTCATGCCGGGCCGCACCCACATGCAGCACGCCCAGCCGGTATTGCTCGCACACCAGCTGATGGCTCACGTGTGGCCGCTGCTGCGCGATGTGGAACGTCTTGCCGATTGGGACAAGCGCATCGACGCAAGCCCGTATGGTTCCGGCGCTCTCGCCGGCAACACCCTTGGCTTGGAGCCGGTGGCCGTGGCCCGCGAACTTGGTTTCTCCAAGGTGACCGCGAACTCCATCGACGGCACCGCCAGCCGTGATCTGGTCGCCGAATTCGCATTCATTGCGGCCATGGTAGGCGTCGATATCAGCCGACTGTCTGAAGAAATCATCATCTGGAACACCCAGGAATTCGCGTTCGTGCGCCTTGATGACGCCTATTCCACTGGATCGTCCATCATGCCGCAGAAGAAGAACCCGGATATCGCAGAACTTGCACGAGGCAAGTCCGGACGTCTCATCGGCGATCTGGCCGGTTTGCTCACCACGCTGAAGGGCCTACCCACCGCTTATGCGCGTGATCTTCAGGAAGACAAGGAAGCCGTATTCGATCAGGTCGACACGCTGGAAGTGCTCCTTCCCGCGTTCACCGGCATGGTCGGCACCATGGTCTTCAACAAGGAACGCCTCGAAGCAGAAGCCCCGACCGGTTTCGCCCTCGCCACCGACATCGCCGAATGGCTCGTTAAGAACGGAGTGCCGTTCCGCCATGCGCATGAGCTTTCCGGCGCATGCGTGAAGATCGCCGAAGACCGCGGCCAGGAACTGTGGGACCTGACTGACGATGACTTTGTCGAGGTCTTCAAGGAATTCCTTCCGGCCGACAAGGCGCCTGAAGTGCGCGAAGTGCTGTCCACCGAAGGCTCGGTTTCCGCTCGCAATGGCAAGGGAGGTACGTCTCCGCTGCGTGTGCGCGAGCAGATCGTTTCCGCGAAAACCGCCATTGAACAGCTGCGTGCCTTCGCAAACTCCGTCAGTGATGGCCCGGCATATAAGACGCCGGAATCATTGCTTAAGTAA
- the argR gene encoding arginine repressor yields MADQTPALQRPATRAARLSAIEQALLTRIVTSQSQLSQILANQGIEVTQATLSRDLDEIHAIKTRLADGTVAYALGKQPEEAASANPDAKTEQQMNRVLSGLVTSVAAARNLVVVHTPSGAAQYVASVVDKQPIDGVLGTIAGDDTVMVICADDDYAKQRAQWLLDVVSKG; encoded by the coding sequence ATGGCGGACCAAACGCCTGCGCTGCAACGCCCTGCCACACGGGCTGCTCGATTGAGCGCCATCGAGCAGGCGTTGCTGACGCGCATCGTCACCTCGCAATCGCAATTGTCGCAGATTCTCGCAAATCAGGGCATCGAAGTGACCCAGGCCACCTTGAGCCGCGATCTCGACGAGATCCATGCCATCAAAACCCGTTTGGCTGACGGAACCGTGGCCTATGCGCTGGGCAAACAGCCGGAAGAAGCCGCATCGGCCAATCCTGATGCAAAAACGGAACAGCAGATGAACCGTGTGCTTTCCGGATTAGTCACTTCGGTCGCTGCGGCCAGGAATCTGGTGGTGGTCCACACGCCGTCTGGCGCGGCTCAGTATGTGGCAAGTGTGGTTGACAAGCAGCCCATCGACGGAGTGCTCGGCACCATTGCCGGGGACGATACCGTCATGGTGATCTGTGCCGATGACGATTATGCGAAACAGCGTGCGCAATGGCTGTTGGACGTTGTGTCCAAAGGCTGA
- the argJ gene encoding bifunctional glutamate N-acetyltransferase/amino-acid acetyltransferase ArgJ — MSVTFAQGFSAAGVEAGISAVEGKKDLALVVNNGPLDAAAGVFTSNRFCAAPVQWTRKIVADGHVKAVILNSGGANACTGQPGYEQSKATAQKVAALVGAKDSDVAVCSTGLIGELLPLDHVLSGAGKAFAALADTAQAGADASHAIMTTDTKPKTVELEGSNGFRIGGMVKGSGMIAPQLATMLCVITTDAVVSAGQLQAALNTGVEMSFNRIDVDGCMSTNDTVLLLASGASGIEPDPDEFKDLVAQATASLARQIIGDGEGASHDIRVKVTGATTEDAALACGRAVAASNLLKCAISGNDPNWGRIVSSLGTVPPEVAPYDSNKVTVDVNGVRICENGGAGRDRSEVDMTPREVHIDIDLHAGNAEATVWTDDLTHEYVHINADYES, encoded by the coding sequence GTGAGTGTAACATTTGCGCAAGGTTTTTCCGCGGCCGGCGTGGAAGCCGGTATTTCCGCAGTCGAAGGCAAGAAGGATCTGGCTCTTGTAGTCAATAACGGTCCGCTGGATGCGGCTGCTGGAGTGTTCACTTCGAATCGTTTCTGCGCGGCTCCCGTGCAGTGGACGCGCAAGATTGTGGCCGACGGTCATGTGAAAGCCGTCATCCTTAATTCCGGAGGCGCAAACGCATGCACTGGCCAGCCGGGATATGAGCAGTCCAAGGCCACGGCCCAAAAGGTCGCGGCGCTTGTAGGTGCCAAAGACAGCGATGTTGCGGTCTGCTCCACGGGTCTGATCGGTGAGCTTCTGCCTCTTGACCATGTGCTTTCTGGCGCAGGCAAAGCGTTCGCGGCCCTTGCCGATACCGCTCAGGCCGGTGCGGATGCGTCCCATGCCATCATGACCACCGACACCAAGCCGAAAACTGTTGAGTTGGAAGGCTCCAACGGCTTCCGTATCGGAGGCATGGTCAAGGGGTCGGGCATGATTGCCCCGCAGTTGGCCACCATGCTATGCGTCATCACCACGGATGCCGTGGTGAGCGCCGGCCAGTTGCAGGCGGCGTTGAATACTGGAGTGGAAATGTCGTTCAACCGAATCGATGTGGACGGATGCATGTCCACTAACGATACGGTGCTCCTGCTCGCATCCGGCGCTTCGGGTATCGAACCCGATCCGGACGAATTCAAAGATCTCGTAGCGCAGGCCACGGCGTCTCTGGCACGCCAAATCATTGGCGATGGTGAAGGCGCGAGCCATGACATCCGTGTCAAGGTGACTGGTGCCACCACGGAAGATGCGGCGCTTGCTTGCGGTCGTGCGGTAGCGGCATCCAATTTGCTGAAATGCGCCATTTCCGGCAATGACCCGAATTGGGGACGTATTGTCAGCTCGTTGGGCACTGTGCCACCGGAAGTCGCGCCATACGATTCCAATAAAGTCACGGTTGATGTCAATGGCGTGCGTATCTGTGAGAACGGCGGAGCCGGACGCGACCGATCCGAAGTCGATATGACTCCGCGCGAGGTGCACATCGACATCGATTTGCATGCGGGAAATGCGGAAGCGACCGTCTGGACCGACGATTTGACCCACGAATACGTACACATTAATGCAGATTACGAAAGCTGA
- a CDS encoding argininosuccinate synthase yields the protein MLERETMSDQNRLVLAYSGGLDTSVAISYLKERTGKDVVAVSLDVGQGGESLETIKQRALACGAVEAYVVDARDEFANEYCMKALKANALYEGVYPLVSAISRPLISKHLVRAAHQFGADTISHGCTGKGNDQVRFEVSISSIDPTLKAISPIRDLSLTRDVEIAFAKEHKLPIVQTEKSPFSIDQNVWGRAIETGFLEDPWNGPTKDCYSYTDDPAFPPVEDEVVIEFKQGIPVKIDGHDVTPLQAIEEMNRRAGAQGIGRIDLIEDRLVGIKSRELYEAPGAIALITAHQELENCCLEREQHRIKRDIDKRWAELVYDAQWFSPATQSLNAFIEDTQKYVSGEIRMILHGGRAVVTGRRSDTSLYDYNLATYDSGDSFDQKSSNGFIDIYGLPSRVAAARDVKFGNGIEVPENSVE from the coding sequence ATGTTAGAAAGGGAAACCATGAGCGATCAAAATCGTCTCGTTCTGGCGTACTCCGGTGGTCTGGATACCTCCGTCGCCATTTCATATCTGAAGGAACGCACCGGCAAGGATGTCGTGGCCGTATCCCTCGACGTCGGCCAGGGTGGCGAAAGCCTCGAAACCATCAAGCAGCGTGCGCTTGCCTGCGGTGCCGTTGAAGCGTATGTGGTAGACGCCCGCGACGAGTTCGCCAATGAGTACTGCATGAAGGCGCTGAAGGCCAACGCCCTATATGAGGGTGTGTATCCGCTGGTTTCCGCCATTTCCCGCCCGCTCATCTCCAAGCATCTTGTGCGCGCCGCCCACCAGTTCGGCGCCGACACCATCTCCCATGGCTGCACCGGCAAGGGCAACGACCAGGTCCGTTTCGAGGTGTCCATCTCCTCCATCGACCCGACGCTGAAGGCCATCAGCCCGATCCGTGACCTGTCGCTGACGCGCGACGTCGAGATTGCATTCGCTAAGGAGCACAAGCTTCCGATCGTGCAGACCGAGAAGAGCCCGTTCTCCATCGACCAGAACGTGTGGGGCCGTGCCATCGAAACCGGATTCCTTGAGGATCCGTGGAACGGCCCAACCAAGGACTGCTACTCTTACACCGACGATCCGGCATTCCCGCCGGTCGAAGATGAGGTCGTCATCGAATTCAAGCAGGGCATCCCTGTCAAGATCGACGGTCACGACGTTACTCCGCTGCAGGCCATCGAAGAGATGAACCGTCGCGCAGGCGCACAGGGCATCGGACGTATCGATCTGATCGAGGACCGTCTGGTCGGCATCAAGTCCCGCGAGCTGTACGAGGCTCCGGGCGCTATCGCACTGATCACCGCCCACCAGGAACTCGAAAACTGCTGCCTCGAACGCGAGCAGCATCGCATCAAGCGTGATATCGACAAGCGCTGGGCCGAACTAGTCTACGATGCGCAGTGGTTCTCCCCGGCAACGCAGTCCCTGAACGCCTTCATCGAAGATACCCAGAAGTATGTTTCCGGCGAAATCCGCATGATTCTGCATGGTGGCCGCGCCGTCGTGACCGGTCGTCGTTCCGACACCTCGCTGTATGACTACAATCTGGCCACCTACGATTCCGGCGACAGCTTCGATCAGAAGTCGTCCAACGGCTTCATCGACATCTACGGTCTGCCGAGCCGTGTGGCCGCAGCCCGCGACGTCAAGTTCGGCAATGGAATCGAGGTTCCGGAAAACAGCGTCGAGTAA
- the argB gene encoding acetylglutamate kinase: MTKELKGPGFHFDVHTDLRADQKAEVLIEALPWLEEFAGQRIVIKYGGNAMIDDHLKACFAEDMVFLRQVGLHPVVVHGGGPQISHMLKALGIKSEFKGGLRVTTPEAMEVVRMVLTGKVSRELVGLINAHGPFAVGLSGEDGALFSAMQRKPIINGSPTDIGLVGDVVSVDASAVEDLINAGRIPVVSSVAPNEDDATEVLNVNADSAAAALAAALGASKLVVLTDVDGLYADWPDRDSLIGRIGVENLRDMLPDLESGMRPKMEACVRAIDGGVPRAHIIDGRKPHSILNEIFTTDGIGTMVVPEDGIEMRSSYGN, translated from the coding sequence ATGACCAAGGAACTCAAAGGACCTGGATTCCATTTTGACGTGCATACCGATTTGCGCGCCGACCAAAAGGCGGAAGTGCTAATCGAGGCACTGCCATGGCTTGAGGAATTCGCTGGACAGCGCATCGTCATCAAATATGGCGGCAATGCGATGATCGACGATCATCTCAAGGCCTGTTTCGCTGAAGATATGGTGTTTCTGCGACAGGTCGGCTTGCATCCGGTTGTGGTGCATGGCGGAGGTCCGCAGATTTCTCACATGCTTAAGGCTTTGGGCATTAAGTCGGAATTCAAGGGAGGCCTGAGGGTCACCACGCCGGAGGCCATGGAAGTGGTGCGTATGGTTTTGACGGGCAAGGTTTCCCGTGAACTTGTCGGATTGATCAACGCCCATGGTCCGTTCGCGGTCGGTCTTTCCGGCGAAGATGGTGCGCTCTTTTCCGCCATGCAGCGCAAACCGATCATCAATGGCTCTCCAACCGATATTGGTTTGGTTGGCGACGTGGTGAGCGTCGACGCATCCGCGGTTGAGGATCTGATCAATGCCGGACGCATCCCTGTCGTGTCCTCGGTGGCTCCAAATGAGGATGATGCTACCGAAGTGTTGAATGTGAATGCCGATTCCGCGGCTGCGGCGCTTGCGGCCGCTCTTGGCGCCAGCAAGCTGGTCGTGTTGACTGATGTGGATGGCCTGTACGCCGATTGGCCAGACAGGGACTCTCTGATCGGACGTATCGGCGTGGAGAACCTACGCGATATGCTGCCGGATTTGGAAAGCGGCATGCGCCCCAAGATGGAGGCCTGTGTCAGGGCCATCGACGGAGGCGTGCCGCGCGCCCACATTATCGACGGACGCAAGCCGCATTCCATCCTGAATGAGATTTTCACCACAGACGGCATTGGAACCATGGTCGTTCCCGAAGACGGTATTGAAATGAGGAGCTCGTATGGCAACTGA
- the argF gene encoding ornithine carbamoyltransferase, protein MATPELRHMLRDDDLNHEEQKQVLELAIKFHNNRFYHQPFAGPQGIAVIFDKPSTRTRSSFSIGVAELGGYPLVIDKSGSQLGRGEPVADTARVLDRMAYGVVWRTFGQDRVEEMAKYSTHPVVNALTDEFHPCQILADFQTIAEHRGGVDNLKNQTIAYLGDAANNMSNSYLLGGAVAGMNVRVAGPNGYLPDPQIVADAEAIASETGGSVLVTTDPKEAVAGADCVFTDTWVSMGEESEYSIRSKPFWDYQVNADLMSYAKEDAIFQHCLPAYRGKEVTSEVIDGPQSVVWDEAGNRLHAQKALLTWLAGKARGDESLLA, encoded by the coding sequence ATGGCAACTCCTGAATTGCGTCACATGTTGCGCGATGACGATCTCAACCATGAAGAGCAGAAGCAGGTTCTCGAACTTGCCATCAAATTCCATAACAACCGTTTCTACCATCAGCCGTTCGCCGGACCGCAGGGCATCGCGGTGATCTTCGACAAGCCGAGCACCCGAACCCGTTCCAGCTTCTCCATTGGCGTTGCCGAACTGGGCGGCTATCCGCTGGTCATCGACAAGTCCGGATCCCAGCTGGGCCGTGGCGAACCGGTGGCAGACACCGCACGTGTACTTGACCGCATGGCCTATGGTGTGGTGTGGCGCACCTTCGGTCAGGATCGTGTGGAGGAAATGGCGAAGTATTCCACCCATCCGGTGGTGAACGCTTTGACCGATGAATTCCACCCTTGCCAGATTCTTGCCGACTTCCAGACCATTGCCGAGCATCGTGGGGGCGTCGACAATCTGAAGAACCAAACCATCGCCTACCTCGGTGATGCGGCCAACAACATGTCAAACTCCTACCTTCTCGGCGGTGCCGTGGCCGGCATGAACGTACGCGTTGCAGGCCCGAACGGCTATCTGCCGGATCCGCAGATCGTTGCCGATGCCGAAGCCATCGCATCCGAAACCGGCGGGTCCGTGCTGGTGACCACGGACCCGAAGGAAGCGGTCGCCGGCGCTGACTGCGTGTTCACCGACACGTGGGTTTCCATGGGCGAAGAATCGGAATACTCCATCCGTTCCAAGCCGTTCTGGGATTATCAGGTGAACGCCGATCTCATGTCTTACGCCAAGGAAGATGCCATCTTCCAGCATTGCCTGCCTGCATACCGTGGCAAGGAGGTCACCTCCGAAGTCATCGACGGACCACAGTCCGTGGTTTGGGATGAGGCCGGTAACCGTCTGCATGCGCAGAAGGCGCTGCTGACTTGGCTTGCCGGCAAGGCCCGCGGCGATGAAAGCCTGCTGGCCTGA
- a CDS encoding acetylornithine transaminase, giving the protein MATEQLENLGSEDAKWLGKYSQVHMNVFGTPLRVMDYGKGAHIWDVDGNEYLDFLAGIAVNALGYAHPKWVKAISEQAAKAAHVSNYFATEPQIKLASKLIELAGAPEGSHVYFGNSGAEGNEAALKLAKLYGRTLPGASPAIGGKPARIIAMTHGFHGRTMGALSATWKPAIREVFEPLVPNIEFVEASDDAALHDAFAETGPGKYGKGPVAAVIMELIQGEAGVRPLGADYVKKARQMCDDNNALLIIDEVQTGIGRTGSWFAFQREDLAGGVVPDIVTFAKGVAGGFPMGGMISFGAKLSALFTPGSHGSTFAGNPLGAAAALATLETIEEDGLVSNAEARGQQLRDGIMACGNPLFVSVRGRGLLDAVELAHPCAHAAMNWVLEHGLIVNAVAPDALRLVPPLVVTEQDIDQAISILAKIPTDLPND; this is encoded by the coding sequence ATGGCAACTGAACAGTTGGAAAACCTCGGCAGTGAGGACGCCAAGTGGCTGGGGAAGTACTCCCAGGTGCACATGAACGTGTTCGGCACGCCTCTGCGCGTTATGGATTATGGCAAAGGCGCGCATATCTGGGACGTCGATGGCAATGAATACCTCGACTTCCTTGCGGGCATCGCAGTGAACGCGCTCGGCTACGCCCATCCGAAATGGGTGAAGGCCATCAGCGAGCAGGCCGCTAAAGCCGCCCATGTGAGCAACTACTTCGCTACGGAGCCGCAGATCAAACTGGCGTCGAAGCTCATTGAGCTTGCAGGCGCTCCCGAGGGATCGCATGTGTATTTCGGCAACTCCGGAGCGGAAGGTAACGAGGCGGCATTGAAACTCGCCAAACTGTATGGCCGCACCTTACCGGGCGCATCGCCTGCCATTGGCGGAAAGCCGGCACGTATCATCGCCATGACCCACGGTTTCCATGGGCGTACCATGGGCGCGCTGTCCGCAACGTGGAAGCCCGCTATCCGAGAAGTGTTCGAGCCGCTGGTTCCCAATATCGAATTTGTCGAAGCTAGTGACGATGCCGCGTTGCATGACGCGTTTGCCGAAACCGGTCCCGGCAAATATGGCAAGGGTCCTGTTGCAGCCGTCATCATGGAGCTGATTCAAGGTGAGGCCGGCGTGCGCCCGCTTGGTGCCGACTACGTGAAGAAGGCCCGTCAGATGTGCGACGACAACAATGCGTTGCTCATCATCGATGAGGTCCAGACAGGCATCGGGCGCACCGGATCCTGGTTCGCATTCCAGCGTGAGGATCTTGCGGGCGGAGTGGTTCCGGATATCGTAACCTTCGCCAAGGGCGTTGCAGGCGGTTTCCCGATGGGTGGCATGATCTCTTTCGGCGCCAAGCTTTCCGCGCTGTTCACCCCAGGATCCCACGGCTCCACCTTTGCGGGCAATCCTCTCGGAGCGGCCGCCGCGTTGGCCACGTTGGAAACCATTGAGGAAGACGGCCTTGTGTCCAACGCCGAGGCGCGTGGCCAGCAATTGCGTGACGGCATCATGGCTTGCGGTAATCCGCTCTTCGTCTCCGTGCGTGGACGTGGCTTGCTCGATGCGGTCGAACTTGCCCATCCATGCGCGCATGCGGCGATGAATTGGGTGTTGGAGCACGGTCTGATTGTCAACGCGGTGGCGCCGGATGCGCTTCGTCTTGTCCCTCCGTTGGTGGTGACCGAACAGGATATTGATCAGGCCATCTCCATCCTCGCGAAGATCCCCACGGATCTTCCCAACGACTGA